The following proteins are co-located in the Meriones unguiculatus strain TT.TT164.6M chromosome 4, Bangor_MerUng_6.1, whole genome shotgun sequence genome:
- the Mmp24os gene encoding protein MMP24OS produces the protein MGALLSGGQDGPEPAQPQPPAPQGPQQPQPEPGPWGPLDDVRFLIACTSWY, from the coding sequence ATGGGCGCTCTCCTCAGTGGCGGCCAGGATGGTCCGGAGCCCGCGCAGCCCCAGCCTCCGGCGCCGCAGGGCCCGCAGCAGCCTCAGCCCGAACCTGGCCCGTGGGGGCCGCTGGACGACGTGCGCTTTCTTATCGCCTGCACGTCCTGGTACTAA
- the Mmp24 gene encoding matrix metalloproteinase-24 isoform X1: MPRSRGGRAAPGRAARWSAWRAPGRLLPLLPALCCLAAAAAGAGEPAGADAPFAGQNWLKSYGYLLPHESRASALHSGKAFQSAVSTMQQFYGIPVTGVLDQTTIEWMKKPRCGVPDHPHLSRRRRNKRYALTGQKWRQKHITYSIHNYTPKVGELDTRKAIRQAFDVWQKVTPLTFEEVPYYEIKSDRKDADIMIFFASGFHGDSSPFDGEGGFLAHAYFPGPGIGGDTHFDSDEPWTLGNANHDGNDLFLVAVHELGHALGLEHSNDPSAIMAPFYQYMETHNFKLPQDDLQGIQKIYGPPAEPLEPTRPLPTLPVRRIHSPSERKHERQPRPPRPPLGDRPSTPGAKPNICDGNFNTVALFRGEMFVFKDRWFWRLRNNRVQEGYPMQIEQFWKGLPARIDAAYERADGRFVFFKGDKYWVFKEVTVEPGYPHSLGELGSCLPREGIDTALRWEPVGKTYFFKGERYWRYSEERRATDPGYPKPITVWKGIPQAPQGAFISKEGYYTYFYKGRDYWKFDNQKLSVEPGYPRNILRDWMGCKQKEVERRKERRLPQDDVDIMVTIDDAPGSVNAVAVVVPCTLSLCLLVLLYTIFQFKNKAGPQPVTYYKRPVQEWV, encoded by the exons AACTGGTTGAAATCATATGGCTACCTGCTTCCCCATGAGTCACGGGCCTCTGCGCTGCATTCAGGGAAGGCCTTCCAGTCAGCTGTCTCTACCATGCAGCAGTTCTACGGGATCCCAGTCACCGGTGTGTTGGATCAGACAACAATCGA GTGGATGAAGAAACCTCGATGTGGCGTCCCTGATCACCCCCACTTGAGCAGGAGGCGGAGAAACAAGCGCTATGCCCTCACTGGacagaagtggaggcagaaacaTATCACCTACAG caTTCACAACTATACCCCAAAGGTGGGTGAGCTGGACACACGGAAAGCTATTCGTCAGGCTTTCGATGTGTGGCAGAAGGTAACCCCGCTGACCTTTGAAGAGGTACCGTACTATGAGATCAAAAGTGACCGGAAGGACGCAGACATCATGATCTTCTTTGCTTCTGGTTTCCATGGTGACAGCTCCCCATTTGATGGGGAAGGGGGATTCCTAGCCCATGCCTACTTTCCTGGCCCAGGGATTGGAGGAGACACTCACTTTGATTCAGATGAGCCCTGGACGCTAGGAAATGCCAACCATGATG GCAATGACCTTTTCCTGGTGGCTGTGCATGAACTGGGCCATGCACTGGGCCTGGAGCACTCCAATGACCCCAGTGCCATCATGGCGCCCTTCTACCAATACATGGAGACGCACAACTTCAAGCTGCCCCAGGATGATCTCCAGGGCATCCAGAAGATTTACG GACCCCCAGCTGAGCCTCTGGAGCCCACAAGGCCTCTTCCTACACTCCCGGTCCGCAGGATCCATTCACCGTCTGAGAGGAAACATGAGCGGCAGCCCAGGCCCCCTCGGCCACCTCTGGGGGACCGACCGTCCACTCCAGGTGCCAAACCCAACATATGCGATGGCAACTTCAACACGGTGGCCCTCTTCCGGGGCGAGATGTTTGTGTTTAAG gatcGCTGGTTCTGGCGCCTGCGCAATAACCGGGTGCAGGAGGGCTACCCCATGCAGATTGAGCAGTTCTGGAAGGGCCTGCCCGCCCGCATAGATGCAGCCTACGAAAGGGCTGATGGAAGATTTGTCTTCTTCAAAG GTGACAAGTATTGGGTATTCAAAGAAGTGACGGTGGAACCTGGGTACCCCCACAGCTTGGGAGAGTTGGGAAGCTGCCTGCCCCGTGAAGGAATCGACACGGCTCTGCGTTGGGAACCTGTGGGCAAAACCTACTTTTTCAAAGGCGAACGGTATTGGCGCTACAGTGAGGAGCGGCGAGCCACAGACCCTGGCTACCCCAAGCCCATCACCGTGTGGAAGGGCATTCCGCAGGCTCCACAAGGGGCCTTCATCAGCAAGGAAGGAT ATTACACCTACTTCTACAAAGGTCGGGACTACTGGAAGTTTGACAACCAGAAACTGAGCGTGGAGCCAGGCTACCCACGCAACATCCTGCGCGACTGGATGGGCTGCAAGCAGAAGGAGGTAGAGCGGCGAAAGGAGCGGAGGCTGCCCCAGGACGACGTGGACATCATGGTGACCATCGATGACGCACCGGGTTCCGTGAATGCTGTGGCTGTGGTTGTCCCCTGCACcctgtccctctgcctcctggtgctGCTCTACACTATCTTCCAGTTCAAGAACAAGGCGGGTCCTCAGCCCGTCACCTACTATAAGCGGCCAGTCCAGGAGTGGGTATGA
- the LOC110550560 gene encoding sodium channel modifier 1-like, which produces MSFKREGDDWSQLNVLKKRRVGDLLASYIPEDEALMLRDGRFACAICPHRPVLDTLAMLTAHRAGKKHLSSLKLFYGKKQSGKGTEQNLRPQNELKTESKAEAPLLTQTRLITQSALHRAPHYNSCCRRKHRPEAPAVSVSSSPSPALEAGLQSSDINRETEPKTGSNAKESAAVLPSAPMSPAKRRVLNHYLTLRSSGWVPDGQGRWIKDENAEFDSDEEEPPDLPLDE; this is translated from the coding sequence ATGTCTTTCAAGAGGGAAGGAGACGACTGGAGTCAGCTCAATGTGCTCAAAAAACGAAGAGTTGGTGACTTGCTGGCTAGTTACATCCCAGAGGATGAAGCGCTGATGCTGCGGGATGGACGCTTTGCCTGTGCCATCTGCCCCCATCGACCAGTACTAGACACCCTTGCCATGCTGACTGCCCACCGTGCGGGCAAGAAACATCTGTCCAGTTTGAAGCTTTTCTATGGCAAAAAGCAGTCAGGCAAAGGAACAGAACAAAATCTAAGACCGCAGAATGAATTGAAGACAGAGAGCAAAGCTGAGGCTCCTTTGCTAACCCAGACTCGACTAATCACCCAGAGTGCTCTGCACAGAGCTCCACACTATAACAGTTGCTGCCGGAGAAAGCACAGACCAGAAGCAcctgctgtctctgtctccagtTCTCCTTCGCCAGCCCTAGAGGCTGGACTCCAGAGTTCAGACATCAACAGGGAAACCGAGCCTAAGACAGGATCGAACGCCAAAGAGTCAGCAGCTGTCCTGCCTTCTGCACCCATGAGCCCCGCAAAACGCCGAGTCCTGAACCATTACCTCACCCTCCGAAGCTCTGGATGGGTCCCAGATGGACAAGGTCGATGGATAAAAGATGAAAATGCTGAGTTTGACTCTGATGAGGAAGAACCCCCTGATCTCCCCTTGGATGAATAA
- the Mmp24 gene encoding matrix metalloproteinase-24 isoform X2, protein MQQFYGIPVTGVLDQTTIEWMKKPRCGVPDHPHLSRRRRNKRYALTGQKWRQKHITYSIHNYTPKVGELDTRKAIRQAFDVWQKVTPLTFEEVPYYEIKSDRKDADIMIFFASGFHGDSSPFDGEGGFLAHAYFPGPGIGGDTHFDSDEPWTLGNANHDGNDLFLVAVHELGHALGLEHSNDPSAIMAPFYQYMETHNFKLPQDDLQGIQKIYGPPAEPLEPTRPLPTLPVRRIHSPSERKHERQPRPPRPPLGDRPSTPGAKPNICDGNFNTVALFRGEMFVFKDRWFWRLRNNRVQEGYPMQIEQFWKGLPARIDAAYERADGRFVFFKGDKYWVFKEVTVEPGYPHSLGELGSCLPREGIDTALRWEPVGKTYFFKGERYWRYSEERRATDPGYPKPITVWKGIPQAPQGAFISKEGYYTYFYKGRDYWKFDNQKLSVEPGYPRNILRDWMGCKQKEVERRKERRLPQDDVDIMVTIDDAPGSVNAVAVVVPCTLSLCLLVLLYTIFQFKNKAGPQPVTYYKRPVQEWV, encoded by the exons ATGCAGCAGTTCTACGGGATCCCAGTCACCGGTGTGTTGGATCAGACAACAATCGA GTGGATGAAGAAACCTCGATGTGGCGTCCCTGATCACCCCCACTTGAGCAGGAGGCGGAGAAACAAGCGCTATGCCCTCACTGGacagaagtggaggcagaaacaTATCACCTACAG caTTCACAACTATACCCCAAAGGTGGGTGAGCTGGACACACGGAAAGCTATTCGTCAGGCTTTCGATGTGTGGCAGAAGGTAACCCCGCTGACCTTTGAAGAGGTACCGTACTATGAGATCAAAAGTGACCGGAAGGACGCAGACATCATGATCTTCTTTGCTTCTGGTTTCCATGGTGACAGCTCCCCATTTGATGGGGAAGGGGGATTCCTAGCCCATGCCTACTTTCCTGGCCCAGGGATTGGAGGAGACACTCACTTTGATTCAGATGAGCCCTGGACGCTAGGAAATGCCAACCATGATG GCAATGACCTTTTCCTGGTGGCTGTGCATGAACTGGGCCATGCACTGGGCCTGGAGCACTCCAATGACCCCAGTGCCATCATGGCGCCCTTCTACCAATACATGGAGACGCACAACTTCAAGCTGCCCCAGGATGATCTCCAGGGCATCCAGAAGATTTACG GACCCCCAGCTGAGCCTCTGGAGCCCACAAGGCCTCTTCCTACACTCCCGGTCCGCAGGATCCATTCACCGTCTGAGAGGAAACATGAGCGGCAGCCCAGGCCCCCTCGGCCACCTCTGGGGGACCGACCGTCCACTCCAGGTGCCAAACCCAACATATGCGATGGCAACTTCAACACGGTGGCCCTCTTCCGGGGCGAGATGTTTGTGTTTAAG gatcGCTGGTTCTGGCGCCTGCGCAATAACCGGGTGCAGGAGGGCTACCCCATGCAGATTGAGCAGTTCTGGAAGGGCCTGCCCGCCCGCATAGATGCAGCCTACGAAAGGGCTGATGGAAGATTTGTCTTCTTCAAAG GTGACAAGTATTGGGTATTCAAAGAAGTGACGGTGGAACCTGGGTACCCCCACAGCTTGGGAGAGTTGGGAAGCTGCCTGCCCCGTGAAGGAATCGACACGGCTCTGCGTTGGGAACCTGTGGGCAAAACCTACTTTTTCAAAGGCGAACGGTATTGGCGCTACAGTGAGGAGCGGCGAGCCACAGACCCTGGCTACCCCAAGCCCATCACCGTGTGGAAGGGCATTCCGCAGGCTCCACAAGGGGCCTTCATCAGCAAGGAAGGAT ATTACACCTACTTCTACAAAGGTCGGGACTACTGGAAGTTTGACAACCAGAAACTGAGCGTGGAGCCAGGCTACCCACGCAACATCCTGCGCGACTGGATGGGCTGCAAGCAGAAGGAGGTAGAGCGGCGAAAGGAGCGGAGGCTGCCCCAGGACGACGTGGACATCATGGTGACCATCGATGACGCACCGGGTTCCGTGAATGCTGTGGCTGTGGTTGTCCCCTGCACcctgtccctctgcctcctggtgctGCTCTACACTATCTTCCAGTTCAAGAACAAGGCGGGTCCTCAGCCCGTCACCTACTATAAGCGGCCAGTCCAGGAGTGGGTATGA